A window of Hevea brasiliensis isolate MT/VB/25A 57/8 chromosome 14, ASM3005281v1, whole genome shotgun sequence contains these coding sequences:
- the LOC110660317 gene encoding putative disease resistance protein RGA3 isoform X2, with translation MLNFHRCLTESCLTCLSVIILLQMAEQIPFSIAESLLTKLASFVSQEISLVYGFTKDLRRLESTLSSINAILLDAEKKQEESHAVKVWIKRLREVVYDADDLLDDVATEGLRRKVEIQGRMVRKVCDFFSSSNQIAFRFKMGHRIKDIRERIDEVAKEMSSLGFISRKELEVDMPVKNSWRETDSFVEGSEMIGRDGDKEKIIESLLCLENEESVSVVAIVGFGGLGKTALAQLVFNDNNVIKHFDPKMWVCVSEEFDVKILVKNILKSVGKKDLDDLGLDQLQSNLREKIEGKRYLLVLDDVWNENIDKWNNLKKYLSIGARGSKILVTTRSKRVALAMGADFSHDLAVLTEGQSLFLFKKLAFKEGQEISNSKLKIGEEIVRKCKGVPLAIKTLGSMMRSISSESEWLSVLKNDVWKLLEGKSDIGPVLKLSYDHLPNYLRQCFAYCAMFPKDYNFGKEMLIELWMAQGYVHSWSQSGNKSLEEIGDEYFKELLFRSFFQKEGYNYKMHDLIHDLAQSIAGNRCIVANDNSKDVADEIQHMYFEALPSEEYLRKLEGKGLRSLNFSDGLGISSDGIISNFKSLRAFCIRRWDIIELTDSIGKLKHLRYLQMSAVYKIKSLPNSICSLYNLQTLILMDCWALKELPRDLRKLVCLRHLDIAYCDSLECIVPIPKYSSSFSSASTTTFFPSLKFLDLLNCPNLKGWWRTWKDAEPLPQFACLSQLIIVDCPNLTLMPTFPSLEKELWLCNANIRPLDQTLNVKMMGATASALPSTSSSPSSSVAAPLSKLKSLVLEGIENVASLPGEWMRNLTSIEYLQISRCPNLTSLPKEMCHITTLQELNIDHCPHLSERCGHHEAADWSNIAHIPNIVIDGRDIQKEGCYLLEEEGSSSSTEQE, from the exons ATGTTGAATTTTCATAGATGTCTAACTGAATCATGCTTGACATGTCTCTCTG TCATTATCCTCCTACAGATGGCTGAACAAATCCCATTCAGCATTGCAGAAAGCTTACTAACAAAGTTGGCCTCATTTGTTTCTCAAGAAATTAGTTTGGTGTATGGATTCACAAAAGATCTTAGGAGGCTTGAAAGTACTCTCTCCTCTATCAATGCTATACTTCTAGACGCTGAGAAGAAGCAGGAGGAGAGCCATGCAGTGAAGGTCTGGATAAAGAGACTTAGAGAGGTTGTGTATGATGCAGATGACCTGCTGGATGACGTAGCAACTGAAGGTTTGCGAAGAAAGGTTGAAATTCAGGGAAGAATGGTAAGGAAGGTATGCGACTTCTTTTCTTCATCAAATCAAATTGCATTTCGTTTTAAGATGGGTCATAGAATTAAAGACATTAGAGAGAGGATAGATGAAGTTGCCAAAGAAATGTCTAGCCTTGGGTTTATAAGTAGGAAGGAACTTGAAGTAGATATGCCAGTTAAGAATAGCTGGAGGGAGACAGACTCCTTTGTAGAGGGATCTGAAATGATAGGAAGAGATGGAGATAAGGAAAAAATCATAGAGTCATTGTTGTGTCTTGAAAATGAAGAGAGTGTTTCTGTAGTTGCAATTGTTGGTTTTGGTGGCTTGGGAAAGACTGCCCTTGCCCAATTGGTGTTCAATGATAACAATGTCATAAAGCATTTTGATCCAAAGATGTGGGTATGTGTTTCTGAAGAGTttgatgtgaaaattctagttaaAAATATTCTTAAAAGTGTAGGCAAAAAAGATCTGGATGATTTAGGTTTGGACCAGTTGCAAAGTAACCTAAGGGAAAAGATAGAAGGGAAGAGATACTTACTAGTGTTAGATGATGTGTGGAATGAAAATATAGACAAGTGGaataatttgaaaaaatatttgtCAATTGGTGCTAGAGGAAGTAAGATTCTAGTAACTACTCGTAGCAAGAGAGTTGCTTTAGCTATGGGTGCTGATTTCTCTCATGATCTAGCGGTTCTAACAGAAGGCCAATCTTTGTTTTTGTTTAAGAAGTTAGCATTTAAAGAGGGGCaggaaatatcaaactcaaaactcaaaattggaGAAGAAATTGTAAGAAAGTGTAAAGGAGTTCCACTAGCAATAAAGACTTTAGGGAGCATGATGCGATCAATAAGCAGTGAAAGTGAATGGCTATCTGTCCTAAAAAATGATGTATGGAAGTTGCTTGAGGGTAAAAGTGATATTGGTCCAGTGTTGAAATTGAGTTATGATCACTTACCAAATTATTTAAGGCAATGTTTTGCATATTGTGCTATGTTCCCTAAAGATTATAATTTTGGTAAGGAGATGCTAATTGAGTTATGGATGGCACAAGGCTATGTTCATTCCTGGAGTCAAAGTGGAAATAAAAGTTTAGAGGAGATTGGTGATGAATACTTTAAAGAATTATTATTTAGGTCATTTTTTCAAAAGGAAGGGTATAATTATAAAATGCATGATCTGATCCATGACCTTGCACAGTCAATTGCAGGGAATAGATGCATTGTAGCAAATGATAATTCTAAAGACGTTGCTGATGAAATTCAACATATGTATTTTGAGGCATTACCTTCTGAGGAATACTTGAGAAAACTTGAAGGGAAGGGTTTGAGGTCACTGAATTTTTCTGATGGGTTAGGCATAAGTTCAGATGgtattatttcaaattttaagagCTTACGTGCATTTTGTATAAGAAGGTGGGATATCATTGAATTGACAGATTCAATTGGGAAGTTGAAGCACTTGAGGTATCTTCAAATGTCAGCAGTTTATAAAATTAAATCACTTCCAAACTCTATTTGTAGTTTGTATAATTTGCAAACTCTAATTCTCATGgattgttgggcactgaaagaattACCGAGAGACTTGAGAAAGTTGGTTTGTCTTAGACACCTCGATATTGCATACTGTGACAGTCTAGAATGCATTGTTCCCATTCCAAAATATTCTTCCTCTTTTTCATCTGCATCAACAACAACATTCTTCCCATCCCTAAAGTTTCTTGACCTCTTGAACTGCCCTAATCTGAAGGGATGGTGGAGAACGTGGAAGGACGCTGAGCCATTGCCTCAATTTGCTTGTCTTTCTCAATTAATCATTGTGGATTGCCCTAACCTGACTTTGATGCCAACATTTCCATCTCTGGAAAAGGAGCTGTGGCTATGCAATGCCAACATAAGACCATTGGATCAGACATTGAACGTGAAGATGATGGGGGCAACGGCTTCCGCATTACCATCAacgtcttcttctccttcttcttcagttGCTGCTCCACTTTCCAAATTAAAGTCTTTGGTTTTAGAGGGGATTGAGAATGTAGCATCTCTACCTGGAGAGTGGATGAGGAACCTCACATCAATTGAATATCTACAGATCTCTAGATGCCCCAATTTGACATCCCTACCAAAAGAAATGTGTCACATCACCACTTTACAAGAGTTAAATATTGATCATTGCCCCCATTTATCTGAAAGATGCGGACACCATGAGGCTGCAGATTGGTCCAACATTGCTCACATCCCAAATATCGTGATTGATGGGCGTGATATTCAAAAGGAGGGCTGCTATTTATTGGAAGAGGAAGGATCCTCTTCTTCCACAG AGCAAGAATAA
- the LOC110660317 gene encoding putative disease resistance protein RGA3 isoform X4 — MAEQIPFSIAESLLTKLASFVSQEISLVYGFTKDLRRLESTLSSINAILLDAEKKQEESHAVKVWIKRLREVVYDADDLLDDVATEGLRRKVEIQGRMVRKVCDFFSSSNQIAFRFKMGHRIKDIRERIDEVAKEMSSLGFISRKELEVDMPVKNSWRETDSFVEGSEMIGRDGDKEKIIESLLCLENEESVSVVAIVGFGGLGKTALAQLVFNDNNVIKHFDPKMWVCVSEEFDVKILVKNILKSVGKKDLDDLGLDQLQSNLREKIEGKRYLLVLDDVWNENIDKWNNLKKYLSIGARGSKILVTTRSKRVALAMGADFSHDLAVLTEGQSLFLFKKLAFKEGQEISNSKLKIGEEIVRKCKGVPLAIKTLGSMMRSISSESEWLSVLKNDVWKLLEGKSDIGPVLKLSYDHLPNYLRQCFAYCAMFPKDYNFGKEMLIELWMAQGYVHSWSQSGNKSLEEIGDEYFKELLFRSFFQKEGYNYKMHDLIHDLAQSIAGNRCIVANDNSKDVADEIQHMYFEALPSEEYLRKLEGKGLRSLNFSDGLGISSDGIISNFKSLRAFCIRRWDIIELTDSIGKLKHLRYLQMSAVYKIKSLPNSICSLYNLQTLILMDCWALKELPRDLRKLVCLRHLDIAYCDSLECIVPIPKYSSSFSSASTTTFFPSLKFLDLLNCPNLKGWWRTWKDAEPLPQFACLSQLIIVDCPNLTLMPTFPSLEKELWLCNANIRPLDQTLNVKMMGATASALPSTSSSPSSSVAAPLSKLKSLVLEGIENVASLPGEWMRNLTSIEYLQISRCPNLTSLPKEMCHITTLQELNIDHCPHLSERCGHHEAADWSNIAHIPNIVIDGRDIQKEGCYLLEEEGSSSSTEQE, encoded by the exons ATGGCTGAACAAATCCCATTCAGCATTGCAGAAAGCTTACTAACAAAGTTGGCCTCATTTGTTTCTCAAGAAATTAGTTTGGTGTATGGATTCACAAAAGATCTTAGGAGGCTTGAAAGTACTCTCTCCTCTATCAATGCTATACTTCTAGACGCTGAGAAGAAGCAGGAGGAGAGCCATGCAGTGAAGGTCTGGATAAAGAGACTTAGAGAGGTTGTGTATGATGCAGATGACCTGCTGGATGACGTAGCAACTGAAGGTTTGCGAAGAAAGGTTGAAATTCAGGGAAGAATGGTAAGGAAGGTATGCGACTTCTTTTCTTCATCAAATCAAATTGCATTTCGTTTTAAGATGGGTCATAGAATTAAAGACATTAGAGAGAGGATAGATGAAGTTGCCAAAGAAATGTCTAGCCTTGGGTTTATAAGTAGGAAGGAACTTGAAGTAGATATGCCAGTTAAGAATAGCTGGAGGGAGACAGACTCCTTTGTAGAGGGATCTGAAATGATAGGAAGAGATGGAGATAAGGAAAAAATCATAGAGTCATTGTTGTGTCTTGAAAATGAAGAGAGTGTTTCTGTAGTTGCAATTGTTGGTTTTGGTGGCTTGGGAAAGACTGCCCTTGCCCAATTGGTGTTCAATGATAACAATGTCATAAAGCATTTTGATCCAAAGATGTGGGTATGTGTTTCTGAAGAGTttgatgtgaaaattctagttaaAAATATTCTTAAAAGTGTAGGCAAAAAAGATCTGGATGATTTAGGTTTGGACCAGTTGCAAAGTAACCTAAGGGAAAAGATAGAAGGGAAGAGATACTTACTAGTGTTAGATGATGTGTGGAATGAAAATATAGACAAGTGGaataatttgaaaaaatatttgtCAATTGGTGCTAGAGGAAGTAAGATTCTAGTAACTACTCGTAGCAAGAGAGTTGCTTTAGCTATGGGTGCTGATTTCTCTCATGATCTAGCGGTTCTAACAGAAGGCCAATCTTTGTTTTTGTTTAAGAAGTTAGCATTTAAAGAGGGGCaggaaatatcaaactcaaaactcaaaattggaGAAGAAATTGTAAGAAAGTGTAAAGGAGTTCCACTAGCAATAAAGACTTTAGGGAGCATGATGCGATCAATAAGCAGTGAAAGTGAATGGCTATCTGTCCTAAAAAATGATGTATGGAAGTTGCTTGAGGGTAAAAGTGATATTGGTCCAGTGTTGAAATTGAGTTATGATCACTTACCAAATTATTTAAGGCAATGTTTTGCATATTGTGCTATGTTCCCTAAAGATTATAATTTTGGTAAGGAGATGCTAATTGAGTTATGGATGGCACAAGGCTATGTTCATTCCTGGAGTCAAAGTGGAAATAAAAGTTTAGAGGAGATTGGTGATGAATACTTTAAAGAATTATTATTTAGGTCATTTTTTCAAAAGGAAGGGTATAATTATAAAATGCATGATCTGATCCATGACCTTGCACAGTCAATTGCAGGGAATAGATGCATTGTAGCAAATGATAATTCTAAAGACGTTGCTGATGAAATTCAACATATGTATTTTGAGGCATTACCTTCTGAGGAATACTTGAGAAAACTTGAAGGGAAGGGTTTGAGGTCACTGAATTTTTCTGATGGGTTAGGCATAAGTTCAGATGgtattatttcaaattttaagagCTTACGTGCATTTTGTATAAGAAGGTGGGATATCATTGAATTGACAGATTCAATTGGGAAGTTGAAGCACTTGAGGTATCTTCAAATGTCAGCAGTTTATAAAATTAAATCACTTCCAAACTCTATTTGTAGTTTGTATAATTTGCAAACTCTAATTCTCATGgattgttgggcactgaaagaattACCGAGAGACTTGAGAAAGTTGGTTTGTCTTAGACACCTCGATATTGCATACTGTGACAGTCTAGAATGCATTGTTCCCATTCCAAAATATTCTTCCTCTTTTTCATCTGCATCAACAACAACATTCTTCCCATCCCTAAAGTTTCTTGACCTCTTGAACTGCCCTAATCTGAAGGGATGGTGGAGAACGTGGAAGGACGCTGAGCCATTGCCTCAATTTGCTTGTCTTTCTCAATTAATCATTGTGGATTGCCCTAACCTGACTTTGATGCCAACATTTCCATCTCTGGAAAAGGAGCTGTGGCTATGCAATGCCAACATAAGACCATTGGATCAGACATTGAACGTGAAGATGATGGGGGCAACGGCTTCCGCATTACCATCAacgtcttcttctccttcttcttcagttGCTGCTCCACTTTCCAAATTAAAGTCTTTGGTTTTAGAGGGGATTGAGAATGTAGCATCTCTACCTGGAGAGTGGATGAGGAACCTCACATCAATTGAATATCTACAGATCTCTAGATGCCCCAATTTGACATCCCTACCAAAAGAAATGTGTCACATCACCACTTTACAAGAGTTAAATATTGATCATTGCCCCCATTTATCTGAAAGATGCGGACACCATGAGGCTGCAGATTGGTCCAACATTGCTCACATCCCAAATATCGTGATTGATGGGCGTGATATTCAAAAGGAGGGCTGCTATTTATTGGAAGAGGAAGGATCCTCTTCTTCCACAG AGCAAGAATAA
- the LOC110660317 gene encoding putative disease resistance protein RGA3 isoform X1 produces MSCPGHEDFIAFFAVLCNVIILLQMAEQIPFSIAESLLTKLASFVSQEISLVYGFTKDLRRLESTLSSINAILLDAEKKQEESHAVKVWIKRLREVVYDADDLLDDVATEGLRRKVEIQGRMVRKVCDFFSSSNQIAFRFKMGHRIKDIRERIDEVAKEMSSLGFISRKELEVDMPVKNSWRETDSFVEGSEMIGRDGDKEKIIESLLCLENEESVSVVAIVGFGGLGKTALAQLVFNDNNVIKHFDPKMWVCVSEEFDVKILVKNILKSVGKKDLDDLGLDQLQSNLREKIEGKRYLLVLDDVWNENIDKWNNLKKYLSIGARGSKILVTTRSKRVALAMGADFSHDLAVLTEGQSLFLFKKLAFKEGQEISNSKLKIGEEIVRKCKGVPLAIKTLGSMMRSISSESEWLSVLKNDVWKLLEGKSDIGPVLKLSYDHLPNYLRQCFAYCAMFPKDYNFGKEMLIELWMAQGYVHSWSQSGNKSLEEIGDEYFKELLFRSFFQKEGYNYKMHDLIHDLAQSIAGNRCIVANDNSKDVADEIQHMYFEALPSEEYLRKLEGKGLRSLNFSDGLGISSDGIISNFKSLRAFCIRRWDIIELTDSIGKLKHLRYLQMSAVYKIKSLPNSICSLYNLQTLILMDCWALKELPRDLRKLVCLRHLDIAYCDSLECIVPIPKYSSSFSSASTTTFFPSLKFLDLLNCPNLKGWWRTWKDAEPLPQFACLSQLIIVDCPNLTLMPTFPSLEKELWLCNANIRPLDQTLNVKMMGATASALPSTSSSPSSSVAAPLSKLKSLVLEGIENVASLPGEWMRNLTSIEYLQISRCPNLTSLPKEMCHITTLQELNIDHCPHLSERCGHHEAADWSNIAHIPNIVIDGRDIQKEGCYLLEEEGSSSSTEQE; encoded by the exons ATGTCTTGTCCTGGGCATGAGGATTTCATAGCCTTTTTCGCAGTGCTATGCAATG TCATTATCCTCCTACAGATGGCTGAACAAATCCCATTCAGCATTGCAGAAAGCTTACTAACAAAGTTGGCCTCATTTGTTTCTCAAGAAATTAGTTTGGTGTATGGATTCACAAAAGATCTTAGGAGGCTTGAAAGTACTCTCTCCTCTATCAATGCTATACTTCTAGACGCTGAGAAGAAGCAGGAGGAGAGCCATGCAGTGAAGGTCTGGATAAAGAGACTTAGAGAGGTTGTGTATGATGCAGATGACCTGCTGGATGACGTAGCAACTGAAGGTTTGCGAAGAAAGGTTGAAATTCAGGGAAGAATGGTAAGGAAGGTATGCGACTTCTTTTCTTCATCAAATCAAATTGCATTTCGTTTTAAGATGGGTCATAGAATTAAAGACATTAGAGAGAGGATAGATGAAGTTGCCAAAGAAATGTCTAGCCTTGGGTTTATAAGTAGGAAGGAACTTGAAGTAGATATGCCAGTTAAGAATAGCTGGAGGGAGACAGACTCCTTTGTAGAGGGATCTGAAATGATAGGAAGAGATGGAGATAAGGAAAAAATCATAGAGTCATTGTTGTGTCTTGAAAATGAAGAGAGTGTTTCTGTAGTTGCAATTGTTGGTTTTGGTGGCTTGGGAAAGACTGCCCTTGCCCAATTGGTGTTCAATGATAACAATGTCATAAAGCATTTTGATCCAAAGATGTGGGTATGTGTTTCTGAAGAGTttgatgtgaaaattctagttaaAAATATTCTTAAAAGTGTAGGCAAAAAAGATCTGGATGATTTAGGTTTGGACCAGTTGCAAAGTAACCTAAGGGAAAAGATAGAAGGGAAGAGATACTTACTAGTGTTAGATGATGTGTGGAATGAAAATATAGACAAGTGGaataatttgaaaaaatatttgtCAATTGGTGCTAGAGGAAGTAAGATTCTAGTAACTACTCGTAGCAAGAGAGTTGCTTTAGCTATGGGTGCTGATTTCTCTCATGATCTAGCGGTTCTAACAGAAGGCCAATCTTTGTTTTTGTTTAAGAAGTTAGCATTTAAAGAGGGGCaggaaatatcaaactcaaaactcaaaattggaGAAGAAATTGTAAGAAAGTGTAAAGGAGTTCCACTAGCAATAAAGACTTTAGGGAGCATGATGCGATCAATAAGCAGTGAAAGTGAATGGCTATCTGTCCTAAAAAATGATGTATGGAAGTTGCTTGAGGGTAAAAGTGATATTGGTCCAGTGTTGAAATTGAGTTATGATCACTTACCAAATTATTTAAGGCAATGTTTTGCATATTGTGCTATGTTCCCTAAAGATTATAATTTTGGTAAGGAGATGCTAATTGAGTTATGGATGGCACAAGGCTATGTTCATTCCTGGAGTCAAAGTGGAAATAAAAGTTTAGAGGAGATTGGTGATGAATACTTTAAAGAATTATTATTTAGGTCATTTTTTCAAAAGGAAGGGTATAATTATAAAATGCATGATCTGATCCATGACCTTGCACAGTCAATTGCAGGGAATAGATGCATTGTAGCAAATGATAATTCTAAAGACGTTGCTGATGAAATTCAACATATGTATTTTGAGGCATTACCTTCTGAGGAATACTTGAGAAAACTTGAAGGGAAGGGTTTGAGGTCACTGAATTTTTCTGATGGGTTAGGCATAAGTTCAGATGgtattatttcaaattttaagagCTTACGTGCATTTTGTATAAGAAGGTGGGATATCATTGAATTGACAGATTCAATTGGGAAGTTGAAGCACTTGAGGTATCTTCAAATGTCAGCAGTTTATAAAATTAAATCACTTCCAAACTCTATTTGTAGTTTGTATAATTTGCAAACTCTAATTCTCATGgattgttgggcactgaaagaattACCGAGAGACTTGAGAAAGTTGGTTTGTCTTAGACACCTCGATATTGCATACTGTGACAGTCTAGAATGCATTGTTCCCATTCCAAAATATTCTTCCTCTTTTTCATCTGCATCAACAACAACATTCTTCCCATCCCTAAAGTTTCTTGACCTCTTGAACTGCCCTAATCTGAAGGGATGGTGGAGAACGTGGAAGGACGCTGAGCCATTGCCTCAATTTGCTTGTCTTTCTCAATTAATCATTGTGGATTGCCCTAACCTGACTTTGATGCCAACATTTCCATCTCTGGAAAAGGAGCTGTGGCTATGCAATGCCAACATAAGACCATTGGATCAGACATTGAACGTGAAGATGATGGGGGCAACGGCTTCCGCATTACCATCAacgtcttcttctccttcttcttcagttGCTGCTCCACTTTCCAAATTAAAGTCTTTGGTTTTAGAGGGGATTGAGAATGTAGCATCTCTACCTGGAGAGTGGATGAGGAACCTCACATCAATTGAATATCTACAGATCTCTAGATGCCCCAATTTGACATCCCTACCAAAAGAAATGTGTCACATCACCACTTTACAAGAGTTAAATATTGATCATTGCCCCCATTTATCTGAAAGATGCGGACACCATGAGGCTGCAGATTGGTCCAACATTGCTCACATCCCAAATATCGTGATTGATGGGCGTGATATTCAAAAGGAGGGCTGCTATTTATTGGAAGAGGAAGGATCCTCTTCTTCCACAG AGCAAGAATAA
- the LOC110660317 gene encoding putative disease resistance protein RGA3 isoform X3 gives MMAEQIPFSIAESLLTKLASFVSQEISLVYGFTKDLRRLESTLSSINAILLDAEKKQEESHAVKVWIKRLREVVYDADDLLDDVATEGLRRKVEIQGRMVRKVCDFFSSSNQIAFRFKMGHRIKDIRERIDEVAKEMSSLGFISRKELEVDMPVKNSWRETDSFVEGSEMIGRDGDKEKIIESLLCLENEESVSVVAIVGFGGLGKTALAQLVFNDNNVIKHFDPKMWVCVSEEFDVKILVKNILKSVGKKDLDDLGLDQLQSNLREKIEGKRYLLVLDDVWNENIDKWNNLKKYLSIGARGSKILVTTRSKRVALAMGADFSHDLAVLTEGQSLFLFKKLAFKEGQEISNSKLKIGEEIVRKCKGVPLAIKTLGSMMRSISSESEWLSVLKNDVWKLLEGKSDIGPVLKLSYDHLPNYLRQCFAYCAMFPKDYNFGKEMLIELWMAQGYVHSWSQSGNKSLEEIGDEYFKELLFRSFFQKEGYNYKMHDLIHDLAQSIAGNRCIVANDNSKDVADEIQHMYFEALPSEEYLRKLEGKGLRSLNFSDGLGISSDGIISNFKSLRAFCIRRWDIIELTDSIGKLKHLRYLQMSAVYKIKSLPNSICSLYNLQTLILMDCWALKELPRDLRKLVCLRHLDIAYCDSLECIVPIPKYSSSFSSASTTTFFPSLKFLDLLNCPNLKGWWRTWKDAEPLPQFACLSQLIIVDCPNLTLMPTFPSLEKELWLCNANIRPLDQTLNVKMMGATASALPSTSSSPSSSVAAPLSKLKSLVLEGIENVASLPGEWMRNLTSIEYLQISRCPNLTSLPKEMCHITTLQELNIDHCPHLSERCGHHEAADWSNIAHIPNIVIDGRDIQKEGCYLLEEEGSSSSTEQE, from the exons ATG ATGGCTGAACAAATCCCATTCAGCATTGCAGAAAGCTTACTAACAAAGTTGGCCTCATTTGTTTCTCAAGAAATTAGTTTGGTGTATGGATTCACAAAAGATCTTAGGAGGCTTGAAAGTACTCTCTCCTCTATCAATGCTATACTTCTAGACGCTGAGAAGAAGCAGGAGGAGAGCCATGCAGTGAAGGTCTGGATAAAGAGACTTAGAGAGGTTGTGTATGATGCAGATGACCTGCTGGATGACGTAGCAACTGAAGGTTTGCGAAGAAAGGTTGAAATTCAGGGAAGAATGGTAAGGAAGGTATGCGACTTCTTTTCTTCATCAAATCAAATTGCATTTCGTTTTAAGATGGGTCATAGAATTAAAGACATTAGAGAGAGGATAGATGAAGTTGCCAAAGAAATGTCTAGCCTTGGGTTTATAAGTAGGAAGGAACTTGAAGTAGATATGCCAGTTAAGAATAGCTGGAGGGAGACAGACTCCTTTGTAGAGGGATCTGAAATGATAGGAAGAGATGGAGATAAGGAAAAAATCATAGAGTCATTGTTGTGTCTTGAAAATGAAGAGAGTGTTTCTGTAGTTGCAATTGTTGGTTTTGGTGGCTTGGGAAAGACTGCCCTTGCCCAATTGGTGTTCAATGATAACAATGTCATAAAGCATTTTGATCCAAAGATGTGGGTATGTGTTTCTGAAGAGTttgatgtgaaaattctagttaaAAATATTCTTAAAAGTGTAGGCAAAAAAGATCTGGATGATTTAGGTTTGGACCAGTTGCAAAGTAACCTAAGGGAAAAGATAGAAGGGAAGAGATACTTACTAGTGTTAGATGATGTGTGGAATGAAAATATAGACAAGTGGaataatttgaaaaaatatttgtCAATTGGTGCTAGAGGAAGTAAGATTCTAGTAACTACTCGTAGCAAGAGAGTTGCTTTAGCTATGGGTGCTGATTTCTCTCATGATCTAGCGGTTCTAACAGAAGGCCAATCTTTGTTTTTGTTTAAGAAGTTAGCATTTAAAGAGGGGCaggaaatatcaaactcaaaactcaaaattggaGAAGAAATTGTAAGAAAGTGTAAAGGAGTTCCACTAGCAATAAAGACTTTAGGGAGCATGATGCGATCAATAAGCAGTGAAAGTGAATGGCTATCTGTCCTAAAAAATGATGTATGGAAGTTGCTTGAGGGTAAAAGTGATATTGGTCCAGTGTTGAAATTGAGTTATGATCACTTACCAAATTATTTAAGGCAATGTTTTGCATATTGTGCTATGTTCCCTAAAGATTATAATTTTGGTAAGGAGATGCTAATTGAGTTATGGATGGCACAAGGCTATGTTCATTCCTGGAGTCAAAGTGGAAATAAAAGTTTAGAGGAGATTGGTGATGAATACTTTAAAGAATTATTATTTAGGTCATTTTTTCAAAAGGAAGGGTATAATTATAAAATGCATGATCTGATCCATGACCTTGCACAGTCAATTGCAGGGAATAGATGCATTGTAGCAAATGATAATTCTAAAGACGTTGCTGATGAAATTCAACATATGTATTTTGAGGCATTACCTTCTGAGGAATACTTGAGAAAACTTGAAGGGAAGGGTTTGAGGTCACTGAATTTTTCTGATGGGTTAGGCATAAGTTCAGATGgtattatttcaaattttaagagCTTACGTGCATTTTGTATAAGAAGGTGGGATATCATTGAATTGACAGATTCAATTGGGAAGTTGAAGCACTTGAGGTATCTTCAAATGTCAGCAGTTTATAAAATTAAATCACTTCCAAACTCTATTTGTAGTTTGTATAATTTGCAAACTCTAATTCTCATGgattgttgggcactgaaagaattACCGAGAGACTTGAGAAAGTTGGTTTGTCTTAGACACCTCGATATTGCATACTGTGACAGTCTAGAATGCATTGTTCCCATTCCAAAATATTCTTCCTCTTTTTCATCTGCATCAACAACAACATTCTTCCCATCCCTAAAGTTTCTTGACCTCTTGAACTGCCCTAATCTGAAGGGATGGTGGAGAACGTGGAAGGACGCTGAGCCATTGCCTCAATTTGCTTGTCTTTCTCAATTAATCATTGTGGATTGCCCTAACCTGACTTTGATGCCAACATTTCCATCTCTGGAAAAGGAGCTGTGGCTATGCAATGCCAACATAAGACCATTGGATCAGACATTGAACGTGAAGATGATGGGGGCAACGGCTTCCGCATTACCATCAacgtcttcttctccttcttcttcagttGCTGCTCCACTTTCCAAATTAAAGTCTTTGGTTTTAGAGGGGATTGAGAATGTAGCATCTCTACCTGGAGAGTGGATGAGGAACCTCACATCAATTGAATATCTACAGATCTCTAGATGCCCCAATTTGACATCCCTACCAAAAGAAATGTGTCACATCACCACTTTACAAGAGTTAAATATTGATCATTGCCCCCATTTATCTGAAAGATGCGGACACCATGAGGCTGCAGATTGGTCCAACATTGCTCACATCCCAAATATCGTGATTGATGGGCGTGATATTCAAAAGGAGGGCTGCTATTTATTGGAAGAGGAAGGATCCTCTTCTTCCACAG AGCAAGAATAA